Proteins found in one Falsirhodobacter algicola genomic segment:
- the ykgO gene encoding type B 50S ribosomal protein L36 — protein sequence MKVANSLRSLKLRHRDCQVVRRKGRVYVINKTQKRFKARQG from the coding sequence ATGAAGGTTGCGAACTCGCTCCGCTCGCTCAAGCTGCGCCACCGCGACTGCCAAGTCGTGCGCCGCAAGGGCCGCGTCTATGTGATCAACAAGACGCAAAAGCGCTTCAAAGCCCGCCAAGGCTGA
- a CDS encoding N-formylglutamate amidohydrolase produces MTGYPPFDLHLPDRPDTAMVFSSPHGGCEYPQDFLAASRLDGQMIRSSEDAFVHDLFRGVPAQGAPLIAARAPRAFVDLNRAADELDPALIEGLVRMPHNPRVASGLGVIPRVVANGRPIYSGKITRAEAELRLVTHWRPYHAALRGLMQEARARHGSAILIDCHSMPHDAIAGRGPAADVVLGDRFGAACAPAVMERVEAAFRAAGLRTSRNAPFAGAYITQSYGRPARGQHAIQVEIDRALYMDEARIERRADFDAFVGLIDGITAELCAIGREGQALAAE; encoded by the coding sequence ATGACGGGATACCCCCCTTTCGATCTGCATCTGCCGGACCGCCCGGACACCGCCATGGTGTTCTCCTCGCCGCATGGCGGATGCGAATATCCCCAAGATTTCTTGGCTGCGTCGCGGTTGGACGGGCAGATGATCCGCTCGTCCGAGGATGCGTTCGTCCATGATCTCTTCCGGGGGGTGCCGGCCCAAGGCGCGCCGCTGATCGCGGCCCGCGCCCCGCGCGCCTTCGTCGATCTGAACCGCGCGGCCGACGAGCTGGACCCTGCCCTCATCGAAGGGCTGGTGCGGATGCCGCACAATCCGCGCGTCGCCTCGGGCCTTGGGGTGATTCCCCGCGTCGTGGCGAATGGGCGGCCGATCTATTCGGGCAAGATCACCCGCGCGGAGGCCGAATTGCGGCTGGTGACGCATTGGCGCCCCTATCACGCCGCCCTGCGCGGCCTGATGCAGGAGGCGCGGGCGCGCCACGGCTCGGCCATCCTGATCGACTGCCATTCGATGCCCCATGATGCCATCGCCGGGCGCGGACCTGCCGCCGATGTGGTGCTGGGCGACAGGTTCGGCGCCGCCTGCGCCCCCGCCGTGATGGAGCGGGTGGAAGCGGCCTTTCGCGCCGCAGGGCTGCGTACCAGCCGCAACGCCCCCTTTGCGGGCGCCTACATCACCCAATCCTATGGCCGCCCCGCACGGGGGCAGCATGCGATTCAGGTGGAGATCGACCGCGCCCTCTACATGGACGAAGCGCGAATCGAGCGGCGCGCCGATTTCGATGCGTTCGTCGGGCTGATCGACGGCATCACCGCCGAGCTGTGCGCCATCGGCCGCGAGGGGCAGGCGCTGGCCGCCGAATGA
- a CDS encoding HU family DNA-binding protein, with the protein MSTKPMTKTQLVATLAEEMGGDKKTATAALDAIAAVVTREVAAGGAVTLPGIGKVMCRERPERQVRNPATGETMTKPADKQVKVTIAKALKDSVNG; encoded by the coding sequence ATGTCCACGAAACCGATGACCAAGACCCAACTGGTCGCAACGCTGGCCGAGGAAATGGGCGGCGACAAGAAGACCGCAACCGCCGCGCTGGACGCGATCGCCGCGGTCGTGACGCGCGAAGTCGCTGCCGGCGGTGCCGTCACCCTTCCGGGCATCGGCAAGGTCATGTGCCGCGAGCGTCCCGAGCGTCAGGTCCGCAACCCCGCCACGGGCGAGACCATGACCAAGCCGGCCGACAAGCAGGTGAAGGTCACGATCGCCAAGGCGCTGAAAGACAGCGTCAACGGCTGA
- the petA gene encoding ubiquinol-cytochrome c reductase iron-sulfur subunit: protein MSDTTDPAASRRAFLFKATGCAGCVAAGAAALPLVDQMNPAADTRAAAELRVDLSAVLPGTQLTVQWQGRPVFIRRRTAEDIAAARAVRLSDLPDPLANNANLPADAPATDANRALDAAGEWLVMMGVCTHLGCVPLGGAAGDFGGWFCPCHGSHYDSAGRIRRGPAPRNLPVPRAVLLDPVTLQIGVGA from the coding sequence GTGTCCGACACAACCGATCCTGCCGCAAGCCGGCGCGCGTTCCTCTTCAAGGCGACGGGCTGTGCGGGCTGTGTGGCCGCCGGGGCGGCCGCCCTGCCGCTGGTGGATCAGATGAACCCCGCCGCCGACACCCGCGCCGCGGCCGAGCTGCGGGTCGATCTGTCGGCCGTGCTGCCCGGCACGCAGCTGACGGTGCAGTGGCAGGGCCGTCCGGTCTTCATCCGCCGCCGCACCGCCGAGGATATCGCCGCCGCCCGCGCCGTTCGGCTGTCCGATCTTCCCGATCCGCTGGCCAACAACGCCAACCTGCCCGCCGATGCTCCGGCCACCGATGCCAACCGCGCGCTGGATGCGGCGGGCGAATGGCTCGTGATGATGGGGGTGTGCACGCATCTGGGCTGTGTCCCCTTGGGCGGGGCCGCGGGGGATTTCGGCGGCTGGTTCTGCCCCTGCCACGGATCGCATTACGACAGCGCCGGGCGCATCCGGCGCGGCCCCGCGCCGCGCAACCTGCCGGTTCCGCGCGCCGTGCTGCTGGACCCCGTTACGTTGCAGATCGGGGTCGGGGCGTGA
- a CDS encoding sulfatase: MVMTTSSRTDVWRPAMAALMLGFVLWLPGNGRAIPAELPAVLLLAALPPLRLPLLGILVLTLLLKAGDAGLQGAFGRPFNLVTDWQLLGAAWQLGRGSLGLWRMMLGVGAAILLLGVLTLGIRWSLRQRRGGWAGLAILAVFAILPPQAATTRMLADKALTTRATLADLAAFRRAAATDPFAGQDGLLAALRGRDTAIIFVESYGRTSFAVPDNAAHPQLLHRAEARLAGAGLAMRSGWLTSPVMGGQSWLAHATLSAGLPITDQGRYGALLASPRRTLFHLASEAGLHTAAFTPQTTEAWPEGTMLGFREIRDAAHLGYAGRALNWVTMPDQYVLSVLERRMRVLGPPLFAEVDLASSHAPWVPVIGMRDWDTIGDGRGFDGTGWDRRTPREVWADPDTVRAQYSAAILYSLQAVTEFVERQAGSGMLAVILGDHQPAGFVAQMDNRDVPVHMIGPPDLIRRIDGWGWTPGLVPAADLPALPMDGFRDRFLNAFGAADTGG; encoded by the coding sequence ATGGTGATGACAACCTCCTCGCGCACGGATGTCTGGCGGCCGGCGATGGCCGCGCTGATGCTGGGCTTCGTGCTCTGGCTGCCGGGGAATGGCCGGGCCATCCCGGCCGAGCTTCCGGCGGTGCTGCTTCTGGCGGCCCTGCCCCCGCTGCGCCTGCCGCTGCTGGGCATCCTCGTGCTGACGCTGCTTTTGAAGGCGGGGGATGCGGGCCTGCAGGGGGCGTTCGGGCGTCCGTTCAATCTGGTGACCGATTGGCAGCTTCTGGGGGCCGCGTGGCAGTTGGGGCGCGGATCGCTTGGCCTGTGGCGGATGATGCTGGGCGTCGGGGCGGCGATCCTGCTGCTGGGGGTGCTGACGTTGGGCATCCGTTGGTCGCTGCGCCAGCGGCGCGGCGGATGGGCGGGGCTGGCGATTCTGGCCGTCTTTGCCATCCTGCCCCCGCAGGCGGCAACCACGCGGATGCTGGCGGACAAGGCACTGACCACCCGCGCCACGCTGGCCGATCTGGCCGCGTTCCGCCGCGCGGCCGCCACCGATCCCTTTGCCGGACAGGATGGCCTTCTGGCGGCGCTGCGCGGGCGCGACACCGCGATCATCTTCGTCGAGAGCTATGGCCGCACCAGTTTCGCCGTGCCGGACAATGCCGCCCATCCGCAGCTTCTGCATCGGGCGGAGGCGCGGCTGGCAGGGGCGGGCCTTGCCATGCGGTCGGGCTGGCTGACCTCGCCGGTGATGGGCGGGCAGAGCTGGCTTGCGCATGCGACGCTGTCGGCGGGGCTGCCGATCACCGATCAGGGGCGCTATGGTGCGCTGCTGGCCAGCCCCCGGCGCACGTTGTTCCACCTCGCATCCGAGGCGGGCCTGCACACGGCCGCCTTCACCCCCCAGACCACCGAGGCGTGGCCCGAGGGGACCATGCTCGGCTTTCGGGAGATTCGGGACGCGGCGCATCTGGGCTATGCCGGCCGGGCGCTGAACTGGGTCACGATGCCGGATCAGTATGTCCTGTCGGTGCTGGAGCGGCGGATGCGCGTCCTCGGCCCGCCGCTCTTTGCCGAGGTGGATCTCGCCTCCTCCCATGCGCCATGGGTTCCGGTGATCGGGATGCGGGATTGGGATACGATCGGCGATGGACGCGGTTTCGACGGCACCGGTTGGGACCGCCGCACCCCGCGCGAGGTCTGGGCCGATCCGGACACCGTGCGGGCGCAGTATTCGGCGGCGATCCTCTATTCGCTGCAGGCGGTCACCGAATTCGTCGAGCGGCAGGCCGGAAGCGGGATGCTGGCGGTGATCCTCGGCGATCATCAGCCCGCGGGATTCGTGGCGCAGATGGACAATCGCGACGTTCCGGTCCACATGATCGGTCCGCCGGACCTGATCCGGCGCATCGACGGGTGGGGCTGGACCCCCGGCCTCGTCCCGGCGGCGGATCTTCCCGCTTTGCCGATGGATGGGTTCCGGGACCGGTTCCTGAATGCGTTCGGCGCCGCCGACACGGGAGGGTGA
- a CDS encoding lysylphosphatidylglycerol synthase transmembrane domain-containing protein: protein MRFDKQAPIWRVARLAVPLLILGALWIFADGEQILHQLRNADPFWLIGAVLIVNLQTMLCAWRWKMTANRLGQILPLRIAITEYYLAQFVNQTMPGGVAGDVARAVRVRGDSMRTSGAGVAIERISGQVGMLAIMVTGLALAMAHGDVPWRIGATPFGIGLGIAAALPLVYVLLPQRMRDTIRLGILDIWPRQSVLGLAIAACNILAFAFCGHAIGADLAPVAAAALVPVILSAMLIPASVAGWGFREGAAVLFLPVAGVGPQAAIATSVAFGAMALIAASPGAFFLRRPRVPQPAN, encoded by the coding sequence GTGAGGTTCGACAAGCAGGCCCCCATCTGGCGCGTGGCACGCCTTGCCGTGCCGCTTCTGATTCTGGGGGCATTGTGGATCTTCGCCGATGGCGAGCAGATCCTGCACCAGCTGCGCAATGCCGATCCGTTCTGGCTGATCGGGGCCGTGTTGATCGTGAATCTTCAGACCATGCTCTGCGCATGGCGGTGGAAGATGACGGCGAACCGGCTGGGGCAGATCCTGCCGCTGCGCATCGCGATCACCGAATACTACCTTGCGCAATTCGTGAACCAGACGATGCCGGGCGGGGTTGCGGGCGATGTCGCGCGGGCGGTGCGGGTGCGGGGCGACAGCATGCGCACCTCGGGCGCGGGCGTTGCGATCGAACGGATCAGCGGGCAGGTCGGGATGCTTGCGATCATGGTCACGGGCCTTGCCCTTGCGATGGCGCATGGCGACGTGCCGTGGCGAATCGGGGCCACGCCCTTCGGTATCGGCCTTGGCATCGCGGCGGCGCTGCCGCTGGTCTATGTGCTGCTGCCGCAGCGGATGCGCGACACGATCCGGCTGGGCATCCTCGATATCTGGCCCCGGCAAAGCGTGCTGGGGCTTGCCATCGCGGCCTGCAACATTCTGGCCTTCGCCTTTTGCGGCCATGCGATCGGGGCCGATCTTGCGCCGGTGGCGGCGGCGGCGCTGGTGCCGGTGATCCTGTCGGCGATGCTCATCCCGGCCTCCGTCGCGGGATGGGGCTTTCGCGAGGGGGCGGCGGTGCTGTTCCTGCCGGTGGCAGGCGTCGGGCCGCAGGCCGCCATCGCCACCAGCGTGGCCTTCGGGGCGATGGCGCTGATCGCCGCCTCTCCCGGGGCGTTCTTCCTGCGCCGACCGCGCGTGCCGCAGCCCGCGAACTGA
- a CDS encoding DMT family transporter: MDLRSLVMGIGFAVMWSSAFTTGRMIVLDAPPLHALALRFLVAGIIGVAIAAAMGQTARLTRPQWRATILFGLLQNVVYLGCNFFAMQWVPASLASIIASAMPLVVALAGWLAFGEKMRPLGIAGLAAGLVGVCVIMGHRLTGGVPVLPVLLCLVAVLALAFAALTVKGASGSGNLLMVVGLQMLVGAVVLGLLAVLFEPWRLTLTPRLIGAFVYTVLVASLMATWVWFGLVGRIGAVRASTFHFLNPFFGVLIAALLLGEPIGIWDIVGVGIVTLGILAVQLSKARQIENGART, from the coding sequence ATGGATCTGCGCTCGCTCGTGATGGGCATCGGCTTTGCGGTGATGTGGTCGTCGGCCTTCACCACGGGGCGGATGATCGTGCTGGACGCCCCGCCTTTGCATGCGCTTGCGCTGCGCTTTCTGGTGGCGGGGATCATCGGGGTGGCGATCGCCGCCGCCATGGGCCAGACGGCCCGGCTGACGCGGCCGCAATGGCGGGCCACGATCCTGTTCGGGCTTTTGCAGAACGTCGTCTATCTCGGCTGCAACTTCTTTGCGATGCAATGGGTGCCGGCCAGCCTCGCCTCCATCATCGCCTCGGCGATGCCGCTGGTGGTGGCGCTGGCGGGCTGGTTGGCCTTCGGGGAGAAGATGCGCCCCTTGGGCATCGCGGGGCTGGCGGCGGGGCTGGTCGGCGTCTGCGTCATCATGGGGCACCGCCTGACGGGCGGGGTGCCGGTGCTGCCGGTGCTTTTGTGCCTCGTGGCGGTGCTGGCGCTGGCCTTCGCGGCGCTGACGGTGAAGGGGGCCTCGGGGTCGGGGAACCTGCTGATGGTGGTCGGGCTGCAGATGCTGGTCGGGGCGGTGGTTCTGGGCCTGCTGGCGGTCCTGTTCGAGCCGTGGCGCCTGACGCTGACCCCGCGGCTGATCGGGGCCTTCGTCTACACGGTGCTGGTCGCCAGCCTGATGGCCACATGGGTGTGGTTCGGGCTGGTGGGGCGGATCGGCGCGGTCCGGGCCTCCACCTTCCATTTCCTCAACCCGTTCTTCGGGGTGCTGATCGCCGCCCTCCTTCTGGGGGAGCCGATCGGCATCTGGGACATCGTCGGCGTCGGCATCGTGACGCTGGGCATCCTTGCCGTGCAGCTGTCGAAGGCGCGGCAGATTGAGAACGGGGCGCGAACATGA
- a CDS encoding TerC family protein, whose product MDFLALFGDPTVWIALATLIVMEVVLGIDNLLFISILTNKLPAEHRERARRIGISLALVLRLGLLATVSWIVQLTQPVFTVLGNEISWKDMILIAGGLFLVWKATKEIHHSMDPVDHKDTMVGAATLTFGGAIAQILVLDLVFSIDSIITAVGMTPHVPVMVIAVLVAVSVMLLAANPLARFIEHNPTIVMLALSFLMLIGTTLIAEGFGFHVPKGYIYAAMAFSATVEMLNMAARTRRMRR is encoded by the coding sequence GTGGACTTCCTAGCCCTTTTCGGGGATCCGACCGTCTGGATCGCCCTCGCCACCCTGATCGTCATGGAGGTGGTGCTGGGCATCGACAACCTCCTCTTCATCTCCATCCTGACCAACAAGCTGCCGGCCGAGCATCGGGAGCGGGCGCGGCGCATCGGCATCAGCCTCGCGCTCGTGCTGCGGCTGGGGCTGCTGGCGACGGTGTCGTGGATCGTGCAGCTGACGCAGCCGGTCTTCACCGTGCTGGGCAACGAAATCTCGTGGAAGGACATGATCCTGATCGCGGGCGGTCTGTTCCTCGTCTGGAAGGCCACGAAGGAAATCCACCATTCCATGGACCCGGTCGATCACAAGGACACCATGGTGGGGGCGGCGACGCTGACCTTCGGCGGGGCGATCGCGCAGATTCTGGTGCTGGATCTCGTCTTTTCCATCGACAGCATCATCACGGCGGTGGGGATGACCCCGCATGTGCCGGTGATGGTCATCGCGGTTCTGGTGGCGGTCAGCGTCATGCTGCTGGCGGCGAATCCGCTGGCCCGCTTCATCGAGCATAACCCGACCATCGTGATGCTGGCGCTGTCCTTCCTGATGCTGATCGGCACGACCCTGATCGCCGAGGGCTTTGGCTTCCATGTGCCCAAGGGCTACATCTACGCCGCGATGGCCTTCTCGGCCACGGTGGAGATGCTAAACATGGCCGCCCGCACCCGGCGCATGCGCCGCTGA
- a CDS encoding DNA polymerase IV codes for MPSLCRACLTLFDAGARCPACRSPRIISHPELADLSIAHMDCDAFYASVEKRDDPSLRDRPVIVGGGTRGVVATCCYIARISGVRSAMPMFQALRLCPGAVVVKPRFEVYAGISRAIRAMMADLTPAIEPLSLDEAFLDLTGTARLHGAPPAVLMARLVRRMEEELGISGSVGLSHNKFLAKIASDLDKPRGFSVIGRAETAEFLSRQPVRIIWGVGTATQAALEAAGIRQVSDLLRWDRRDLSARFGSMGDRLWRLARGEDTRPVAPDHKVKSISKETTFNEDTADPDLLDGHLWRLAVQVADRAKAKDLAGRTVVLKLKRADFTQISRRHALTDPTQSADRLYDEGRRLLDMAQPTGPVRLIGIGLADLCAGERADLSVDLLDPGAGRRRRAEAATDAIRARFGADAIIKGRALR; via the coding sequence ATGCCCAGCCTGTGCCGCGCCTGTCTGACCCTGTTCGATGCCGGCGCGCGCTGCCCCGCCTGCCGCAGCCCGCGCATCATTTCCCACCCCGAGCTTGCGGATCTGTCGATCGCGCATATGGATTGCGACGCTTTCTATGCCAGCGTCGAGAAGCGGGACGATCCATCCCTGCGCGACCGCCCCGTGATCGTGGGCGGCGGCACGCGCGGGGTGGTGGCGACCTGCTGCTACATCGCGCGCATCTCGGGGGTGCGGTCGGCCATGCCGATGTTCCAAGCGCTGCGCCTGTGCCCCGGCGCGGTGGTGGTGAAGCCGCGATTCGAGGTCTATGCCGGGATCAGCCGCGCGATCCGCGCCATGATGGCCGATCTGACCCCCGCGATTGAACCGCTGTCGCTGGACGAGGCGTTCCTCGATCTGACGGGCACCGCGCGCCTGCACGGTGCGCCGCCCGCCGTCCTGATGGCGCGGCTGGTCCGCCGGATGGAGGAGGAGCTGGGCATCTCCGGCTCGGTCGGGCTGTCGCACAACAAGTTCCTCGCCAAGATCGCCTCGGACCTCGACAAGCCGCGGGGCTTTTCCGTGATCGGCCGGGCCGAAACGGCGGAATTCCTGTCCCGACAGCCCGTCCGCATCATCTGGGGCGTCGGCACCGCCACGCAGGCCGCGCTGGAGGCGGCGGGCATCCGGCAGGTCAGCGATCTGCTGCGATGGGATCGGCGGGATCTGTCGGCCCGTTTCGGCAGCATGGGCGATCGGCTGTGGCGCCTTGCGCGCGGCGAGGATACGCGCCCCGTCGCCCCCGATCACAAGGTGAAATCCATCTCCAAGGAGACGACCTTCAACGAGGATACGGCCGATCCGGACCTTCTGGACGGGCATCTGTGGCGGCTGGCGGTGCAGGTGGCCGACCGCGCCAAGGCCAAGGATCTGGCCGGGCGCACGGTGGTGCTGAAGCTGAAACGCGCCGATTTCACGCAAATCTCGCGCCGCCATGCGCTGACCGATCCCACGCAGTCGGCGGACCGGCTCTATGACGAGGGGCGGCGCCTTCTAGATATGGCGCAGCCCACGGGGCCGGTGCGGCTGATCGGCATCGGCCTTGCGGATCTCTGCGCCGGGGAGCGGGCGGATCTCTCGGTCGATCTCCTCGATCCCGGCGCGGGCCGACGCCGCCGGGCCGAAGCGGCCACGGATGCGATCCGGGCCCGGTTCGGCGCGGATGCGATCATCAAGGGCCGCGCGCTGCGCTAG